The Streptomyces sp. HUAS CB01 genome has a segment encoding these proteins:
- a CDS encoding DUF2293 domain-containing protein: MDPLVVVEPLKRRHCAECRRGPLERLVLEFNAPRCLDCADLGHLVFLPRGNAALTRRAREASSLWAVVVRHNRQRTRYERQGLLVEEAALASAEEACLADAEARARRRERDAARRAAEDVRFTARLTAEILRLFPSCPLDRALDVAAHTSVRGSGRVGRTAAGRALDDGAVTAAVRASVRHLDTPYDALLMRGVPRHEARRRVAAVIEATLTAWRTTPP, from the coding sequence GTGGATCCGCTCGTGGTCGTCGAACCGCTGAAGCGGCGGCACTGCGCGGAATGCCGGCGGGGACCGCTGGAGCGGCTGGTGCTGGAGTTCAACGCACCGCGTTGCCTGGACTGCGCGGACCTGGGGCATCTGGTCTTCCTGCCGCGCGGCAACGCGGCGCTGACCAGGCGGGCGCGCGAGGCGAGTTCGCTGTGGGCCGTCGTCGTACGGCACAACCGGCAGCGCACGCGGTACGAACGGCAGGGCCTGCTGGTGGAGGAGGCGGCGCTGGCGAGCGCGGAGGAGGCGTGCCTCGCCGATGCGGAGGCCCGGGCACGCCGACGCGAGCGGGACGCGGCGCGGCGGGCGGCCGAGGACGTGCGTTTCACCGCCCGGCTCACCGCGGAGATCCTGCGGCTCTTTCCGTCCTGTCCGCTCGACCGTGCGCTGGACGTGGCGGCGCACACCTCGGTGCGGGGCAGCGGGCGGGTGGGGCGCACCGCGGCCGGCCGCGCCCTGGACGACGGCGCCGTCACGGCGGCGGTCCGGGCCTCGGTGCGCCATCTGGACACCCCGTACGACGCGTTGCTGATGCGGGGCGTCCCCCGCCACGAGGCGCGCCGCCGTGTCGCCGCGGTCATCGAGGCGACACTCACGGCCTGGCGGACGACGCCGCCGTGA
- a CDS encoding chaplin, producing the protein MRQMRRTGLVAAMVTGGALAAAGAAHADSGAQGSAAGSPGLLSGNTVQIPVHVPVNVCGNTVNVVGLLNPAIGNSCENEGNGTGEGAGGAVARTSAEDSPGVLSGNAVQLPVDVPLNVTGNSVNVVGVGNASVGNSSSNAANPPARPRPVTPPKTVTPSEVRPATRDLEPQQGPVHLAETGTPAPLGLTLPAGAALVLGGAVLYRRARRAA; encoded by the coding sequence ATGAGGCAGATGCGCCGAACAGGTCTGGTCGCAGCGATGGTCACGGGCGGTGCGCTCGCCGCCGCCGGGGCCGCTCACGCCGACTCGGGCGCGCAGGGGAGCGCGGCCGGATCACCGGGTCTGTTGTCCGGCAACACGGTGCAGATCCCGGTCCATGTGCCGGTGAACGTGTGCGGCAACACCGTGAACGTGGTCGGTCTGCTGAACCCGGCGATCGGCAACAGCTGCGAGAACGAAGGAAACGGCACGGGCGAAGGTGCCGGCGGAGCGGTCGCCCGGACCAGCGCGGAGGACTCCCCGGGAGTTCTCTCCGGGAACGCGGTCCAGCTGCCCGTCGACGTCCCCCTGAACGTCACCGGCAACTCCGTGAACGTCGTCGGTGTCGGCAACGCGTCGGTCGGCAACTCCTCCTCGAACGCCGCCAACCCGCCGGCCCGGCCCCGCCCCGTCACCCCGCCCAAGACGGTCACGCCGTCGGAAGTCCGTCCCGCCACGCGTGACCTGGAGCCCCAGCAGGGCCCGGTCCACCTGGCCGAGACCGGCACGCCGGCCCCGCTCGGCCTCACCCTCCCTGCCGGCGCGGCCCTGGTCCTGGGTGGCGCCGTGCTGTACCGCCGGGCCCGGCGCGCGGCGTAG
- a CDS encoding SWIM zinc finger family protein, whose protein sequence is MSPATPGRTGPPGRRRTGRSGPDSPGRPDERRRTFPALAPRSEEDGFAASWWGNAWVDALEDTALDPARLARGRAYAGRGHVDAITVTPGRVVAYVHGSRPRPYRAEIRLRTLGEDDWERLLDTAAARPDHIAALLDKDVPHALAAAADLLPAPGDLIPDCSCPDDGFPCKHAAALCYQTARILDEDPFVLFLMRGRGEQEILAELTRRNAARSAAERGAAERTAVRTGPDAADGASGAAPALATVRARDALAPRTRPPLPPPLPVPPQPGRPPVYPQAAGAPDPLALDLLAAEAATRAHATLHTGRDPVGGLSLWQDAVRLAAAHPGSGLTASTRALYTALARAGGRTPTDLARAVAAWRQGGLAGLAALEEDWDPPAGPFDRARPALAAADFPHFRPWRNRLSTPSLQLRLGRDGRWYGYESDPGRDDWWPRGVPDEDPVGALTTLLGR, encoded by the coding sequence ATGAGCCCCGCCACCCCCGGCCGCACCGGGCCGCCCGGGCGGCGCCGCACCGGCAGGTCCGGCCCGGACAGCCCGGGCCGGCCGGACGAGCGGCGGCGCACGTTCCCCGCCCTCGCCCCCCGGTCCGAGGAGGACGGCTTCGCCGCCTCCTGGTGGGGCAACGCCTGGGTGGACGCCCTGGAGGACACCGCTCTCGACCCGGCCCGCCTCGCCCGTGGCCGGGCGTACGCCGGACGCGGCCACGTCGACGCGATCACGGTGACCCCGGGCAGGGTCGTCGCCTACGTCCACGGCTCCCGCCCGCGCCCCTACCGCGCCGAGATCAGGCTGCGCACCCTCGGCGAGGACGACTGGGAGCGGCTGCTGGACACGGCGGCCGCCCGCCCGGACCACATCGCGGCCCTGCTCGACAAGGACGTCCCGCACGCCCTCGCGGCCGCCGCCGACCTGCTGCCCGCGCCCGGTGATCTGATCCCCGACTGCTCGTGCCCCGACGACGGATTCCCCTGCAAGCACGCCGCCGCGCTCTGCTACCAGACCGCGCGGATCCTCGACGAGGACCCCTTCGTGCTCTTCCTGATGCGCGGCCGCGGCGAGCAGGAGATCCTCGCCGAGCTCACCCGGCGCAACGCCGCCCGCTCGGCGGCCGAACGCGGCGCGGCAGAGCGTACGGCGGTCCGCACGGGACCGGACGCGGCCGACGGCGCCAGCGGCGCCGCCCCCGCCCTGGCGACGGTCCGCGCGCGCGACGCCCTCGCCCCGCGGACGCGCCCTCCGCTCCCGCCCCCGCTGCCCGTGCCACCGCAGCCCGGGCGCCCACCCGTGTACCCGCAGGCCGCCGGCGCGCCCGACCCGCTCGCCCTCGACCTCCTCGCCGCCGAGGCCGCGACACGCGCCCATGCCACCCTGCACACCGGCCGGGACCCGGTCGGCGGGCTCAGCCTCTGGCAGGACGCCGTCCGGCTCGCGGCCGCCCACCCCGGATCGGGGCTCACCGCCTCCACCCGTGCGCTGTACACCGCGCTGGCCCGCGCGGGTGGCCGCACCCCCACCGACCTCGCGCGCGCCGTGGCGGCCTGGCGCCAGGGCGGGCTCGCCGGACTCGCTGCCCTGGAGGAGGACTGGGATCCGCCCGCCGGTCCCTTCGACCGGGCCCGCCCGGCCCTCGCCGCCGCGGACTTCCCGCACTTCCGGCCGTGGCGCAATCGCCTCTCCACCCCGTCCCTCCAACTCCGGCTGGGCCGGGACGGACGGTGGTACGGATACGAGTCGGACCCCGGCCGCGACGACTGGTGGCCGCGGGGCGTCCCTGACGAGGACCCGGTGGGCGCGCTCACCACCCTGCTGGGCCGCTGA